The following are from one region of the Corynebacterium hindlerae genome:
- a CDS encoding Rv2175c family DNA-binding protein produces the protein MDVSSIPSAHDVLPADEPVLSVPDFAEKMGVVVTRVMHLLRDHQLIAVKRDGVKYIPARFLSDDGQLVKFVPGVIALLSDGGFTDDEILRYLFTEDDSLPGRPVDALHGHLAREVMRRAQSMGF, from the coding sequence CCCTGCAGATGAGCCAGTACTGTCCGTCCCGGATTTTGCCGAAAAAATGGGCGTGGTTGTCACCCGCGTCATGCACCTGCTCCGCGATCACCAGTTGATCGCCGTCAAGCGCGACGGTGTGAAGTACATTCCGGCTCGTTTCCTTTCCGACGACGGCCAGCTCGTCAAGTTTGTCCCAGGCGTCATCGCCCTGCTTTCCGACGGCGGGTTCACCGATGATGAAATCCTCCGCTACCTCTTTACCGAAGACGACTCCCTGCCCGGAAGGCCAGTTGACGCCCTCCATGGCCATTTGGCCCGTGAAGTGATGCGACGCGCGCAGTCGATGGGTTTCTAA